One Cucurbita pepo subsp. pepo cultivar mu-cu-16 chromosome LG11, ASM280686v2, whole genome shotgun sequence DNA window includes the following coding sequences:
- the LOC111805437 gene encoding U-box domain-containing protein 52-like, translating into MWTHNKVVKEKKEAVTGNQLVGIAIDKDKGSQVALKWATENLLLKGQTAILIHVKLRPSSHSGSFLSSPKVMSTTDNGNGNSNVSVSKEIDPSTRELFLPFRCFCTRKDVSCKDIVIEDVDVGKALIEYVSQAGIDHLVVGATTRSGFLRFKTIDIPGSVIKGAPDFCNVYVISRGKIQNMRTASRPAPASSPLRSLLLSQSGVGSHSAESQFPHIETTRPEKPPLEAARRSQDNSEFRSPFTRKGYHGKMPGEISLPDTDISFVSSGRPSVDRLFPALFDTPDSGRTPPRLSSGNDSDIYVSFESQQFGRKSLDVNYPPEFSSMLSEDDRLSTSSQSMEEVEAEMRRLKLELKQTMEMYSTACKEAITAKQKAVELQRWKSEEEQRLEEARHAEEAALAIVEQEKAKSRAAMEAAEASKRIAELEARKRINAEMKAFKEADEKKKALDALANQDVRYRRYSIEEIEAATELFSESLKIGEGGYGPVYKGYLDHTPVAIKVLRPDAAQGRSQFQKEVEVLSCIRHPNMVLLLGACPEYGCLVYEFMGHGSLDDCLFRRGNNSRPLSWQRRFKIAAEIGTALLFLHQTKPEPLVHRDLKPGNILLDNNYVSKISDVGLARLVPPSIADSVTQYRMTSTAGTFCYIDPEYQQTGMLGVKSDIYSLGIMFLQLITAKPPMGLTHHVERAIENGTLSEILDPSVTDWPAEETSSFAELALKCAELRRKDRPDLCKVVLPELIKLQSLAEASMYSSARDGVSSPVYNRSRATARRVS; encoded by the exons ATGTGGACTCATAATAAGGTtgtaaaggaaaagaaggagGCGGTCACCGGAAATCAATTGGTGGGAATCGCCATTGATAAGGACAAAGGAAGTCAAGTTGCTCTCAAATGGGCCACTGAGAATCTCCTTCTCAAGGGCCAAACTGCCATTCTCATCCATGTCAAACTCAGACCTTCCTCCCATTCTGGCTCGTTCCTGTCTTCTCCTA AGGTAATGTCAACAACTGacaatggcaatggcaatAGCAATGTTTCGGTAAGCAAGGAAATTGATCCGAGCACGAGGGAGTTGTTCCTTCCTTTTCGATGCTTCTGTACCCGTAAAGAT GTGTCTTGCAAAGACATCGTCATAGAAGATGTAGATGTTGGAAAAGCACTGATCGAATATGTCTCTCAGGCTGGAATTGATCATTTGGTTGTCGGTGCCACGACTAGAAGTGGCTTTTTGAG ATTCAAGACGATAGATATTCCGGGCAGTGTTATCAAAGGAGCACCAGACTTCTGCAATGTTTATGTCATATCAagagggaaaatccaaaatatGCGAACGGCGTCACGTCCTGCTCCTGCTTCTTCTCCTCTTCGAAGTTTATTGCTGAGCCAATCTGGTGTTGGATCACATTCAGCTGAATCACAATTTCCTCATATCGAAACTACGA GACCCGAAAAGCCTCCCCTCGAAGCAGCACGCCGATCTCAGGACAACTCCGAGTTCAG GTCACCGTTCACTAGGAAAGGCTACCATGGAAAAATGCCAGGGGAAATCAGTCTGCCAGATACCGATATTTCTTTTGTTAGCTCGGGAAGGCCGAGTGTTGACCGATTGTTCCCTGCATTATTTGACACCCCAGATTCAGGAAGGACTCCCCCACGACTGTCCAGTGGCAACGATTCTGATATATATGTTAGCTTTGAGTCACAGCAGTTCGGACGTAAATCATTGGATGTAAACTATCCACCTGAATTTTCATCGATGTTATCAGAGGATGATAGATTATCGACTTCGTCACAGAGTATG GAAGAAGTAGAGGCTGAGATGAGGAGGCTGAAGCTGGAACTAAAGCAAACTATGGAAATGTATAGCACAGCCTGCAAGGAAGCAATTACAGCTAAACAAAAG GCGGTAGAGCTTCAGCGATGGAAATCCGAGGAAGAACAGAGATTAGAGGAGGCGAGACATGCAGAGGAAGCTGCATTAGCGATTGTCGAGCAGGAAAAGGCGAAGTCTCGAGCTGCTATGGAGGCAGCTGAAGCATCTAAAAGGATCGCTGAGTTGGAAGCACGGAAGAGAATTAATGCCGAAATGAAAGCATTCAAGGAAGcagatgagaagaagaaggcatTAGATGCTTTGGCAAACCAAGACGTCAGGTATCGGAGGTACTCGATCGAGGAGATCGAAGCTGCTACCGAGTTATTTTCAGAATCTTTAAAGATTGGAGAGGGAGGTTATGGGCCTGTTTATAAAGGTTATTTAGACCACACACCAGTTGCAATTAAGGTATTACGTCCCGATGCGGCTCAAGGAAGGTCACAGTTCCAGAAAGAG GTCGAAGTACTTAGCTGCATACGACATCCGAACATGGTTCTTCTCCTTGGAGCATGCCCTGAATATGGCTGCTTGGTCTATGAGTTTATGGGACATGGTAGCTTGGATGACTGCCTCTTTCGCCGGGGCAATAACTCGAGACCTCTTTCTTGGCAACGTAGATTCAAAATTGCAGCTGAAATCGGCACTGCCTTGTTGTTCCTCCACCAGACTAAGCCTGAACCGCTCGTGCACCGTGATTTGAAGCCAGGCAACATCTTGCTCGATAATAACTACGTTAGCAAGATTAGCGATGTCGGTTTGGCTAGGCTTGTTCCCCCATCTATAGCAGACAGTGTGACACAATATCGAATGACTTCAACCGCTGGCACGTTCTGTTATATCGATCCCGAGTATCAACAAACTGGCATGCTCGGTGTAAAATCCGACATATATTCTTTGGGGATCATGTTTTTGCAGCTGATTACAGCAAAGCCACCCATGGGATTGACTCACCATGTGGAAAGAGCTATTGAGAACGGGACTTTGTCTGAAATTCTTGATCCATCTGTTACTGATTGGCCAGCTGAAGAAACCTCCTCCTTTGCAGAGTTGGCTTTAAAATGTGCAGAGTTGAGAAGGAAAGATCGACCCGATCTTTGTAAGGTCGTTCTCCCCGAACTCATCAAATTACAATCGCTAGCCGAAGCCAGCATGTACTCGTCGGCGAGGGACGGCGTTAGCAGCCCTGTGTACAACCGCAGTCGGGCCACTGCAAGAAGAGTAAGCTAA
- the LOC111806137 gene encoding trifunctional UDP-glucose 4,6-dehydratase/UDP-4-keto-6-deoxy-D-glucose 3,5-epimerase/UDP-4-keto-L-rhamnose-reductase RHM2-like produces MAPGNEAYAPRNILITGAAGFIASHVTNRLVKNYPHYKIVALDKLDYCSSIKNLRPSQTSPNFRFIKGDIVSADLINYLLVAEEIDTIMHFAAQTHVDNSFGNSFEFTNNNIYGTHVLLEACKVTQRIKRFIHVSTDEVYGETDLETDIGNPEASQLLPTNPYSATKAGAEMLVMAYHRSYGLPTITTRGNNVYGPNQYPEKLIPKFILLAMNGEKLPIHGNGSNVRSYLYSEDVAQAFEVILHKGVIGHVYNIGTKKERRVLDVAGDICKLFGSNPEKAIDFVQDRPFNDQRYFLDDQKLKKLGWQESTPWEEGLKRTLDWYTQNPDWWGDVSAALDPHPRISVATHSNEDSWFFQYGFSRLTRSCSEINKDGDLKQDQQGLKFLIYGRTGWIGGLLGKLCKEKGIEFEYGNGRLEDRRSLIDDIRRVRPTHVFNAAGVTGRPNVDWCESHKVETIRANVVGTLTLADVCKEQSLLLMNFATGCIFEYDNEHKLGSGVGFKEEDKPNFIGSFYSKTKAMVEELLREYPNVCTLRVRMPISSDLSNPRNFITKISRYNKVVNIPNSMTVLDELLPISIEMAKRNCKGIWNFTNPGVVSHNEILEMYKKYIDPKFKWENFGLEEQAKVIVAPRSNNELDASKLKREFPELLSIKDSILKFVFVPNRKA; encoded by the exons atggcaCCAGGAAATGAGGCATATGCTCCGAGGAATATTCTCATCACAGGAGCTGCAGGTTTCATAGCCTCTCATGTTACTAACCGTTTGGTCAAAAACTATCCGCATTACAAGATTGTGGCTCTTGACAAGCTAGATTACTGCTCCAGCATTAAGAACCTGCGCCCTTCTCAGACCTCTCCCAATTTTCGATTCATAAAGGGGGATATTGTTTCGGCTGATCTCATCAATTACCTTTTGGTTGCTGAAGAAATTGATACGATTATGCATTTTGCTGCCCAAACACATGTCGACAATTCGTTTGGGAACTCGTTTGAGTTCACGAACAACAATATTTATGGTACTCATGTTCTTCTTGAGGCCTGCAAAGTCACTCAAAGGATCAAGAGGTTCATTCATGTCAGCACTGATGAGGTTTATGGTGAGACTGATTTAGAGACAGATATTGGGAATCCTGAGGCTTCACAGCTTCTTCCCACTAATCCTTACTCTGCAACGAAGGCAGGGGCTGAAATGCTGGTCATGGCTTATCATCGGTCATACGGCCTCCCGACAATTACAACTCGAGGCAATAATGTCTATGGACCTAATCAATACCCTGAAAAGCTTATCCCCAAGTTCATTCTCCTGGCCATGAATGGTGAGAAGTTGCCAATTCATGGGAATGGCTCAAATGTGAGAAGCTATCTATACAGCGAGGATGTTGCTCAGGCATTTGAAGTGATTCTGCATAAAGGAGTGATTGGTCATGTTTACAATATTGGGACCAAAAAGGAGAGGAGAGTGTTGGATGTAGCAGGAGATATTTGTAAGTTGTTTGGGTCAAATCCTGAGAAAGCCATTGATTTTGTGCAAGACAGACCCTTCAATGACCAGAGGTATTTCTTGGATGACCAGAAGTTGAAGAAGCTAGGATGGCAAGAGAGCACACCATGGGAAGAAGGGCTGAAAAGGACATTGGACTGGTATACCCAAAACCCTGACTGGTGGGGCGACGTATCTGCTGCGCTTGACCCACACCCTCGAATCTCTGTAGCCACTCATTCCAATGAAGATTCCTGGTTTTTCCAGTATGGATTCTCGAGATTGACAAGATCATGCAGTGAGATCAACAAAGATGGTGATTTGAAGCAAGATCAGCAAGGACTGaagtttttaatatatggAAGAACTGGCTGGATAGGAGGTTTGCTAGGCAAACTGTgcaaagaaaagggaatagAATTCGAGTATGGCAATGGAAGATTGGAGGATAGAAGATCCTTAATTGACGATATAAGGCGAGTGAGACCGACTCATGTGTTCAATGCTGCAGGGGTCACTGGAAGGCCTAATGTGGACTGGTGTGAATCACATAAGGTTGAAACTATAAGGGCAAATGTAGTTGGGACACTGACTCTTGCGGATGTTTGTAAGGAACAAAGTCTCCTGTTGATGAACTTTGCAACTGGTTGCATTTTTGAATATGACAATGAGCATAAACTGGGATCAGGCGTTGGATTCAAGGAGGAAGATAAGCCAAATTTTATAGGTTCATTTTACTCCAAGACCAAGGCCATG GTTGAGGAGCTGCTAAGAGAATATCCAAATGTGTGCACACTGAGAGTAAGAATGCCAATATCATCAGATCTAAGCAACCCCAGAAACTTCATCACCAAGATCAGCCGCTACAACAAGGTGGTAAACATTCCGAACAGCATGACGGTGCTGGACGAGCTGCTACCGATCTCGATCGAAATGGCAAAGAGGAACTGCAAAGGGATTTGGAACTTCACAAACCCGGGGGTGGTGAGCCACAATGAGATCTTGGAAATGTATAAGAAATACATCGACCCAAAGTTCAAATGGGAGAATTTCGGGTTGGAAGAACAAGCAAAGGTGATCGTGGCACCGAGGAGCAACAACGAGTTGGATGCTTCAAAGCTAAAGAGGGAGTTCCCTGAATTGTTGTCCATCAAAGACTCCATTCTTAAGTTTGTTTTTGTGCCAAACAGGAAAGCTTag
- the LOC111805498 gene encoding trichohyalin-like encodes MAQNEELNTKREGSAKDDSDSREAVETVRNEVIHSGFGEIAVSETRKSKKDEQPDSREPELEERELQLQEREFEEERRKRMEWRERMGEMQIEYEKQMVQMQASKSLQNPKTMTKKKPMRSANEPMELPDHEEENRDSEQQLKIVLDKSVEKSQLQTLKSLNEHLSKEKVLIEKEKKVLEKEIERLEKEVAELSESSVYLKEEKEKNGKIISHLRKKVEECVEREKDLFNEIEGLVDELVSDEKDIEKLTQQRNSLDVNLNQVQQEVVNLQHTIETLSRDKAEMEEAKMEVENVVVNLRRELSKLKEVMMFESSVAENGRNEELVSQMGRSREDPNEVLLEKDNLILPLEEKERKLKKP; translated from the coding sequence ATGGCCCAAAACGAAGAGCTGAACACAAAAAGAGAAGGTAGCGCGAAAGACGATAGCGACAGTCGTGAGGCGGTGGAAACTGTTAGAAATGAAGTGATACACAGCGGATTTGGTGAAATCGCTGTATCGGAGACGAGAAAATcgaagaaggatgaacaacCGGATAGTAGAGAGCCTGagctcgaagagagagagctccaATTGCAGGAAAgagaatttgaggaagaaagaagaaagaggatggAATGGAGAGAAAGGATGGGAGAAATGCAAATTGAATATGAGAAACAGATGGTGCAAATGCAAGCTTCAAAATCCCTTCAAAATCCCAAAACAATGACGAAGAAGAAGCCCATGCGATCAGCGAACGAGCCAATGGAACTGCCAGATCATGAGGAGGAGAACAGAGATTCAGAGCAACAACTCAAAATTGTCTTGGATAAATCTGTGGAGAAGTCTCAGTTGCAGACGTTGAAATCCCTGAACGAGCACCTTTCGAAGGAGAAAGtattgattgaaaaagaaaagaaagttttagaaaaggaGATCGAAAGGTTAGAGAAGGAAGTGGCTGAGCTGAGTGAGAGTTCCGTCTATCTCAaagaggagaaggaaaagaatggGAAGATAATCTCTCATCTTaggaagaaagttgaagaatgtgtggagagagagaaagatttgTTCAATGAGATTGAGGGTCTCGTAGACGAGCTAGTGAGTGATGAGAAAGATATAGAGAAACTGACTCAACAGAGAAACTCACTCGACGTGAACCTGAATCAAGTCCAACAGGAGGTAGTGAATTTACAGCATACGATTGAGACACTCTCTCGTGATAAAGCTGAAATGGAGGAAGCAAAAATGGAAGTGGAAAATGTCGTCGTGAACTTGCGAAGGGAATTGAGTAAACTGAAAGAAGTCATGATGTTTGAATCAAGCGTGGCTGAGAACGGGAGAAATGAAGAGTTGGTGTCTCAGATGGGTCGTTCTCGAGAAGATCCAAATGAAGTTTTATTAGAGAAGGACAACCTTATTTTGCCGCTCGaggaaaaggagagaaaattgaagaaaccatgA